In a single window of the Rhopalosiphum padi isolate XX-2018 chromosome 1, ASM2088224v1, whole genome shotgun sequence genome:
- the LOC132917038 gene encoding uncharacterized protein LOC132917038, with the protein MITVGRRLILAGLIVVTLQIWNVSTAPTEKTISQLMMSSGKVGLVNYFKDLNLDNFCNFPLLDVKNFTRVENEYTFPCFCTVIYNISNEFEYGLINATDLEAAKLITNNHKFNDESMYNMWTNMTKNSESMKLLMDPLNSIDKWNKVCYNLKNELHTYCKFLNVEVLLIINGGLEKSNKSIKKNIDNPSKDLKEPVVPSVVVAELKTPEDLPQVKIDKSLETEKAVDNIQKIVEVNNDNNNNDEELRSEMPKDNINFDDDETTIEDEKPVEETETQTPIDSKPNSKSSVDYPKEDDGTIHQTETKESVSRLGPKPIFTNHGFGDTEDSHFLFYFSIMTILSMLFYLALYNKKKIIALLIEGRRSTNHRRRPNTASYSKVETDDGSTVF; encoded by the exons ATGATCACAGTCGGGAGACGGTTGATACTCGCTGGACTGATCGTCGTCACATTGCAAATTTGGAATGTGTCGACGGCACCGACTGAGAAAACTATTAGTCAACTTATGATGTCATCTGGGAAAGTCGGTTTGGTGAACTATTTCAAAGATTTGAATCTCGACAATTTTTGCAATTTCCCATTACTGGATGTCAAAAATTTCACAAGGGTAGAAAATGAATACACTTTTCCGTGTTTTTGTAcggtaatttacaatattagcAATGAATTTGAATATGGTCTCATAAATGCCACAGACTTAGAAGCtgcaaaattaattactaataatcacAAATTTAATGATGAAAGCATGTATAATATGTGGACAAACATGACCAAAAACTCTGAATCAATGAAGTTATTAATGGATCCGTTGAACAGTATAGACAAATGGAATAAGGTCTGTTATAACTTAAAGAATGAATTGCATACATACTGTAAATTTTTAAACGTAGAGGTGTTACTGATTATAAATGGCGGTTtagaaaaatctaataaat ctataaaaaaaaatattgacaatcCATCAAAAGACCTTAAAGAACCCGTTGTTCCTAGTGTGGTTGTTGCAGAACTGAAAACCCCTGAGGACCTACCACaagttaaaattgataaatctcTTGAAACTGAAAAAGCt gtagacaatattcaaaaaatagttgaagtcaataatgataataataataatgatgaggAACTTCGTTCAGAAATGCCAAAGGATAATATAAACTTTGATGATGATGAAACTACTATTGAAGATGAAAAACCAGTTGAAGAAACAGAGACCCAAACTCCAATTGATTCGAAACCTAATTCAA agtCTAGTGTTGATTATCCTAAAGAGGACGACGGTACCATACACCAAACAG AAACTAAAGAAAGTGTATCAAGGTTAGGTCCAAAACCTATATTTACAAATCATGGGTTTGGTGATACAGAAGACTCACATTTCCTTTTCTACTTCAGCATAATGACTATACTATCAATGCTATTTTATTTAGCTttatacaataagaaaaaa ATAATTGCGCTTTTAATTGAAGGACGGCGAAGTACAAACCACCGAAGACGACCAAATACGGCTAGTTATTCAAAAGTAGAGACTGATGACGGATCAACtgtattttga
- the LOC132917039 gene encoding transmembrane protease serine 9-like, with amino-acid sequence MELSLQLLSLIASLLCHPVVLVSTRRNITRHVFGRGGQKADDGAVDSRCQPCTCGVGYPRSRIVGGSEVRENEYPWMASLWNVKKKFFCGGSIVTDQYVLTAAHCFSEVPATNYREIHVVLGQTRRPGRLYPGGPHVICASVVKIHHKYNRLGANVHDNDIALVKMTRPVKFERTTQSICLPMIRYDYGGLTAAVAGWGQLSEFSSTSLSLRHATLPVWTEKECAAVPEIEKTGYTPNMMCAGFQEGGVDSCQGDSGGPLMLYDNSEKLTVAGIVSWGIGCGAPKLPGVYTRVDKYLGWIMRNTKDSCHCTN; translated from the exons gttTTTGGTCGTGGTGGCCAAAAGGCTGATGACGGAGCGGTGGATTCCAGATGTCAACCGTGTA CGTGCGGTGTTGGATATCCCAGATCGAGGATCGTGGGCGGCAGCGAAGTCAGAGAAAACGAATATCCTTGGATGGCATCGCTATGGAATGTCAAGAAGAAGTTCTTTTGCGGTGGTTCAATCGTCACCGATCAGTACGTACTTACGGCCGCCCACTGTTTTAG CGAAGTGCCGGCGACCAATTATCGGGAGATTCACGTTGTGCTCGGGCAGACCAGAAGGCCCGGTAGACTGTACCCGGGCGGACCGCACGTCATCTGCGCGTCGGTAGTGAAGATACACCACAAGTATAATCGACTGGGGGCGAACGTGCACGACAACGACATAGCGTTAGTCAAGATGACCAGACCCGTGAAGTTTGAACGTACCACCCAGTCCATTTGTCTGCCTATGATCA GGTACGACTACGGTGGGCTAACCGCGGCCGTGGCCGGTTGGGGGCAGTTGAGCGAATTTAGCAGCACGTCGCTTAGCCTCAGACACGCCACGCTTCCCGTGTGGACCGAAAAGGAATGTGCCGCCGTACCCGAGATCGAGAAAACGGGATACACGCCCAACATGATGTGCGCCGGGTTTCAGGAAGGTGGAGTGGATTCGTGTCAG ggCGACAGCGGTGGACCTTTGATGCTTTATGATAATAGCGAAAAATTAACAGTGGCTG GAATCGTGTCTTGGGGTATTGGGTGCGGAGCTCCAAAACTTCCTGGAGTGTACACGAGGGTTGACAAATATCTGGGATGGATAATGAGAAACACGAAGGACAGTTGCCACTGCACAAACTGA